From the genome of Candidatus Competibacteraceae bacterium:
CGAAGGCTTACGGGTCGTTCGGGGCGGCTCCTGGAACAACGGCGCGGGGGATGTGCGCTCGGCCAAGCGCATGCCCCGGAAACCCAGCTATCACGATGCGACAACCGGCTTCCGGATCATCATGGAAGAGTAAGGCGATCGTCCACTCGCTGCCTTAGGAATTGCGGCGGTTCACCACGAAGGTGGCGCTCCCTTCCACCACCACCTTGTCCTCCACGGTGCAGATCGTGCTCATGATAACCCGCCGGCGCTCCGCAACGATTTCCTGGATCGTGCAAACCGCGGTGACGGTATCGCCGATTCGTACCGGCGCCGTGAAGCGTAACTGCTGGTCCACGTACACCGCGCCCGGTCCGGGCAGACGGGTGCCGGCCACGCAGGAAATCAGGCCGGCGCAGAACATGCCGTGAGCGATGCGGCCCTTGAACCGCGTCTGAGTGGCGAACACATCGTTGCAATGGATTGGATTGTTATCGCCAGTCAAGCCGGCGAACATCACCACATCGGTTTCGGTGACGGTCTTGGCGTGAGACGCGCTCATGCCGATCCGGAGATCCTCCAGATAGTAGCCGTGCAGAGTGTCGTTATAACCTTCGTGAGTGGGGTACATGGATTTCTCCGATAGAGCTAAGGATTCCGGCGGACAACATCGCCACCACGGACGGCGCATAGCCTACACGACCGAGCGGAATAGTGGGAAATTCCCGACTGGATTCCAGACCTTCGAATCGACCGGCCTCACCACGAGCCGACGCTCCCCGCGCTCCCGACGCCACTCTCATCCGTGGCCAATAAATCCATTGCATCGCCGGGAGTGAATAAATACCATAACTTAACAAACGTTAACCCGGACGGATTTATGGTTTCGAAGCGCCACCGGCGCGGCCCCATCATCGATCCGGTCACTCGGTAAGTACCATCCAACCCGAAAGCCGCGTGTTCTCGAAGGGTCGGGTTTGCGCCACGCTCCCGGCCGGGCGTCCACGCCGCCACTTAAAATTGAGCAATCCCACGCAAAGGTGAATGATGAAGATTTTAGTCGCCGTAAAACGGGTCGTTGACTACAACGTCAAGGTACGGGCAAAAGCGGACGGTACCGGCGTCGAAACCGCCAACGTCAAGATGTCCATGAACCCGTTCGATGAAATCGCCGTGGAAGAAGCGATCCGCCTGCAAGAAGCGGGCAAGGCCCAGGAAATCGTGGCAATCTCGCTGGGCGTCGCCGCCTGTCAGGACACCATCCGCACCGCGCTGGCCATGGGCGCCGACCGCGGCATCCTGGTGGAAACCGACGCCGAACTGCAACCGCTGGCGGTGGCCAAGCTGCTCAAGGCGGTGGTCGAGAAGGAAAACCCGGACTTGGTCATTCTCGGCAAACAGGCCATCGACGACGACGCCAATCAGACCGGCCAGATGCTGGCGGCGCTGCTCGGCTGGCCGCAGGGGACCTTCGCTTCCAAAGTCGAACTCGACGACGGGACGGTCAACGTCACCCGTGAGATCGACGGTGGCCTGGAAACCGTGGCGCTGAAGCTGCCCGCCCTGATCACCACCGACCTGCGCCTGAACGAGCCGCGCTTCGTCAAACTACCCAATATCATGAAAGCCAAGAAAAAGCCGCTGGAGGTGCTCAAGCCGGCCGATTTGGGCGTGGATGTCGCACCGCGACTGGTCACCCTGAAGGTGCAGGAACCGCCCAAGCGCCAGGCCGGCATCAAGGTCGGCAGCGTCGCCGAACTGGTGGACAAACTGCA
Proteins encoded in this window:
- a CDS encoding MaoC family dehydratase → MYPTHEGYNDTLHGYYLEDLRIGMSASHAKTVTETDVVMFAGLTGDNNPIHCNDVFATQTRFKGRIAHGMFCAGLISCVAGTRLPGPGAVYVDQQLRFTAPVRIGDTVTAVCTIQEIVAERRRVIMSTICTVEDKVVVEGSATFVVNRRNS
- a CDS encoding electron transfer flavoprotein subunit beta/FixA family protein, yielding MKILVAVKRVVDYNVKVRAKADGTGVETANVKMSMNPFDEIAVEEAIRLQEAGKAQEIVAISLGVAACQDTIRTALAMGADRGILVETDAELQPLAVAKLLKAVVEKENPDLVILGKQAIDDDANQTGQMLAALLGWPQGTFASKVELDDGTVNVTREIDGGLETVALKLPALITTDLRLNEPRFVKLPNIMKAKKKPLEVLKPADLGVDVAPRLVTLKVQEPPKRQAGIKVGSVAELVDKLHNEAHVI